AGAGGACATAGGTGGGTACCGAGGGACGGGGATGACAAACAGTGATACCCAGAAAAAGAACGGTCGTCGAATCGGGACGTGCGTGATTTTTCCACCGCCCGTTCCCGGGCGTCCCGGGCCTGCCGGCCGGGTTGCGCCGGCAGTCAGCGCAGGCCGGCGAGAAACGCCACGAGGTCGCGGAGTTCCTGCTTCGACAGCAGCCGGACCAGATCCTCCGGCATCGCCGACTTCGCGGGGCGTCGATCCTCGATCGAGTCGACGGGAATCGTCACCGTCCGCCCCTCGGCCGTCAGCAGTTCGAGCGTCGTCGCATCCTCGCGGCGGACGACCCCCACGTGCCGCAGGCCGTCGTCGGTGACGAGCTGCAGCGACTCGAAGTTGCGGGCGATCGCCTTGTTGGGGACGACGATCGACTCCAGGAGATACTCGCGGCTCTTGTCGGCGCCGATGCGGGCCAGGTCCGGGCCCACGTCGCCGCCGGCGGCCCCGGCCTTGTGGCAACGGACGCAGGACACCTCGACCTTTTCGTGGAAGATCCTGCGGCCGCGTTCGGCGTCGCCGCCGGCGAGCGTCTCCAGGTAGTCGGCCAGCGGCCCGTGTGCGGACTTCGCCTTCGCGTAGGCGGCGAGTTTCTCCTTCATCGGGCCGTCGGCCTGCCGGCCTGCCGCCTCGACGAGTTCCAGCCGCGCCTCGGCGGGAAAGTCGTCGGCCTGCAGCCGGTCGAGCGCCGCGGAGACGATCTCCCGCGCGCCGGGCAGTTTCGCCGGGCCGAGGAGCACGAGCGCCTGCTGCCGCTCGATCGGCGCGCCCCGCTCCACCGCCTCCGCGAGCAGCGGCAGGGCCTCCGCCGGATTCTTCGCGAACAGCAGTTCCCGGCCCGCGGCACGGACGGGCCCCTCCCGATCGGCGAGCGAGGCCGTGATCGCGGTTTCGATCCCCCGGCTGTCGACCGCGGCCAGCGCCCGCAGGGCGTCGGCTCGGGCCGCGGCGGGCTGGTCCGCGTCGGCAATCGTGGCCCGGAGCGCCGGCGCGACCTCGGCGATGCCCATCTTCGCGGCGAGCTGCGCCGCTGCCTGCGCGACCTGCGGTGAGCCCCGGAGCACGCCGGGCATCACGGCCCGCAGCGCCGCCAACGCCGGGTCCGCGGACCGCGCCGGCAGGGGCCGATGAATATTGACCACCCGGTCGCGTGGACCGGGAGCGGCCCACTCCCCGAGCATCGCCAGCGCCTCGAGCCGCATCGGCTCGGGGGCTGCGGGATCGGCGGCGAACTGGGCCAGCGCGACGGCGGATTCGGGGGTGCCGACGCGAAAGGTGGCATTGAGCACACGGCGCAGGAGCGGGTCGCTGGCGGACCGGCGTCCGATCAGGGCCGCGAGGTTGGGAGACGCCGCCTCGATGGGGGTGTCGTTGATCGCCCGCGCGGCCTCGAGAACGACGCGGGGCTCGGCATCGTCGAGGAAGACCGCGACCTGCGGCGCGTTGCGGCGACGGAGGGCGACGACGGCCGCCAGCCGCACCTCCGGCGACTCGTGGGCGGCGAGGCCCAGCAGGCCGGGAACGTCGCCGGCGCCGGCCAGCGCCATGATCCCCGCATGGCGGAGAATCGGATCGGCACCCGCGTCGGCGGCGAGCATCCGCACGACGGCGGGCAGGGCCTCACGGGCCGCCAGTTTTCCCAGGCCCATGGCCGCGAACGCCCGCACCCGCGGGCTGGCGTCGCCGAGTGTCGCGATCAGGCCGGCCGTGGCCGACGCGATGCCGCAGTCGCCGAGCAGTCGCGCGGTCTGTGCCCGGACCTCGGCATCGTCGTCGTCGAGGAGGCCGTCGACGCCGCCGACCGCCGCGGTGTCGCCGCGCCGGGCGATCTGGCCGAGGCCCCACAGGGCGTGCAGACGGGCGAGCCGGCTGGCGGCACCGCGGGCGATCTCGGTCAATCCGGCCACGTCCTTCCTGTCGGCGAGCGCGAATTGGGCGTCCCGGCGGATGCGACGATCGGCATGGGTGAGGAGCGACCGCAGTTCGGCCGTGGGCCGCGACGCGAATCCGGCGGCGAGGAGGGCCGCGACCTGCTTGACCGGCGCGGAGTCGCGGCTCGCCGGATCGAAGAACTTGTAGATCCGTCCCTTGCCCGTTCCGTCCCAGCCCTGCACCCAGTCGCTGACATAGATCGCGCCGTCGGGGCCGAAGTCGACGTCGGTGGCGAGCACGTTGCCGAGGACCTCCTTCTGGTCCTCCACCCTGAAGAACGCCCCCTGCGGCTGGATGCGGAACGACCGGACCGCGCTCCGGTCGGAACCGCCGCGGAAATCGCAGAGGAGGAACCGGCCGGCGAACGACTCGGGCAGCCCCGTGCCCGGGTAGGCGGCGAAGCCCGACGGGCCGGCGCAGATGCCGACGTGGACCGGGGGCACGATCGACGCGGGCGTCGCCCCCTTGTCATAGGCATGCCAGATTTTCTCGCGATTGAAGGGGCCGCGGTCGCCGAGGTACTGGTAGGCCATCCGCCAGCCCGAGTCGCCCCCCTCGACGACGTGCACCAGCCGGGCCTGGTCGCCACTGTCGCTGTTGTTGTCGCCGGTGAACAGGTTGCCGTGGTCGTCGAAGGCCAGTTCCTGCGGATTGCGCAGGCCGGTGGCGAAGATTTCCAGGTTCGAGCCGTCGAGTTCACACCGCAACACGGCGCCGCTCTCGGGATTGGCGAGGTGCCGGTCGCCCTGGCGGACGTCGAGGCCGCGGTCGCCGATGCTGAAGTACAGCCGGGCGTCGGGGCCGATGACGAGGCCGTGCATGTCGTGGCCGCGGTAGGCGAACCGTACGCCGTACCCTTCACTGAGCACGGCCCGGTCGTCGCTGCGGCCGTCGCCGTCGCCGTCCTTGAGGGCGTAGAGCCGGGGGATGTTCGTGTAATAGACCGTGTCGCGGTGGGCGAGCACGCCGGCCCCCGTGCCGTCGAGGATGCCGTTGAACCGATCGGCGAACACGCGTGAGTCGTCGGCCGTGCCGTCGCCATCGGCGTCGACGAGCAGCCGGATCCGGTCGTCACGCAGCGTGTAGGCGTCGATCTTGGTCCCGAGGTGCTTCTTCATGTAGGCCAGCCGGTCGGCGAGCGTCCGCGCGGCGATGTCGTCCGCCACCCAGCCGCCGTGGCTGCGGTTGTCCTCGACGCCTTGGCCTTGGCGAAAGGTCTCGCAGA
The DNA window shown above is from Planctomycetia bacterium and carries:
- the gdhP gene encoding glucose dehydrogenase, translating into MHGRFPVAAAGCLLLGLAIPAGAVPPESLAPAPTAPQEPVVAAASDEPQRSLAAIRNPLGLAGQVVAAEPLVANIVAFFVDGRGRIYVCETFRQGQGVEDNRSHGGWVADDIAARTLADRLAYMKKHLGTKIDAYTLRDDRIRLLVDADGDGTADDSRVFADRFNGILDGTGAGVLAHRDTVYYTNIPRLYALKDGDGDGRSDDRAVLSEGYGVRFAYRGHDMHGLVIGPDARLYFSIGDRGLDVRQGDRHLANPESGAVLRCELDGSNLEIFATGLRNPQELAFDDHGNLFTGDNNSDSGDQARLVHVVEGGDSGWRMAYQYLGDRGPFNREKIWHAYDKGATPASIVPPVHVGICAGPSGFAAYPGTGLPESFAGRFLLCDFRGGSDRSAVRSFRIQPQGAFFRVEDQKEVLGNVLATDVDFGPDGAIYVSDWVQGWDGTGKGRIYKFFDPASRDSAPVKQVAALLAAGFASRPTAELRSLLTHADRRIRRDAQFALADRKDVAGLTEIARGAASRLARLHALWGLGQIARRGDTAAVGGVDGLLDDDDAEVRAQTARLLGDCGIASATAGLIATLGDASPRVRAFAAMGLGKLAAREALPAVVRMLAADAGADPILRHAGIMALAGAGDVPGLLGLAAHESPEVRLAAVVALRRRNAPQVAVFLDDAEPRVVLEAARAINDTPIEAASPNLAALIGRRSASDPLLRRVLNATFRVGTPESAVALAQFAADPAAPEPMRLEALAMLGEWAAPGPRDRVVNIHRPLPARSADPALAALRAVMPGVLRGSPQVAQAAAQLAAKMGIAEVAPALRATIADADQPAAARADALRALAAVDSRGIETAITASLADREGPVRAAGRELLFAKNPAEALPLLAEAVERGAPIERQQALVLLGPAKLPGAREIVSAALDRLQADDFPAEARLELVEAAGRQADGPMKEKLAAYAKAKSAHGPLADYLETLAGGDAERGRRIFHEKVEVSCVRCHKAGAAGGDVGPDLARIGADKSREYLLESIVVPNKAIARNFESLQLVTDDGLRHVGVVRREDATTLELLTAEGRTVTIPVDSIEDRRPAKSAMPEDLVRLLSKQELRDLVAFLAGLR